Proteins encoded in a region of the uncultured Paludibaculum sp. genome:
- a CDS encoding SPFH domain-containing protein, which yields MFREKVISAWPGIPVLLLALAFLVIPIVGIVFAVRSADYGEKPVVAIVAWMVIWVVDIVCLAGFFSVQPNQRVVLTLFGNYVGTVSDPGLRFANPFYTKKPISCRVRNFETSKLKVNDQDGNPIEIAAVVVWKVVDTAEASFQVDNYENYVHVQSEAAVRNLATAFPYDSHEEHTVSLRGHTAEVATRLKAEIHERLSVAGVEVIEARLSYLSYAQEIAAAMLRRQQASAVIAARQKIVEGAVGMVEMALDALATKNVVQLDGEQRAAMVQNLLVVLCSEAAAQPVLNTGTLSH from the coding sequence ATGTTCAGAGAGAAAGTGATTTCGGCTTGGCCCGGGATTCCGGTCCTGTTGCTCGCATTGGCGTTCCTGGTGATTCCCATTGTGGGAATCGTGTTTGCGGTGCGTTCAGCCGACTATGGGGAAAAGCCGGTTGTGGCCATCGTGGCTTGGATGGTGATCTGGGTCGTGGACATCGTGTGTCTCGCCGGGTTCTTCAGCGTTCAGCCCAATCAAAGGGTGGTGCTGACGCTCTTTGGGAACTATGTGGGGACGGTATCCGATCCTGGGCTGAGATTCGCCAACCCGTTCTACACGAAGAAGCCTATCTCCTGTCGTGTCAGAAACTTCGAGACTTCAAAGCTGAAGGTGAACGACCAGGACGGCAATCCCATCGAGATTGCGGCGGTGGTGGTGTGGAAAGTGGTGGACACGGCGGAAGCATCGTTCCAGGTGGATAACTATGAGAACTACGTTCACGTGCAGAGCGAGGCCGCGGTGCGCAATCTGGCCACGGCGTTCCCCTACGACTCGCACGAGGAACACACGGTCTCGCTGCGCGGCCACACCGCTGAGGTAGCGACGCGGCTAAAGGCGGAGATCCACGAGCGCCTATCGGTGGCGGGCGTGGAGGTGATTGAGGCGCGGCTGTCCTACCTCTCCTACGCCCAGGAGATTGCCGCTGCCATGCTGAGGCGGCAGCAGGCCTCGGCGGTGATCGCTGCCAGACAGAAAATAGTGGAAGGCGCAGTAGGAATGGTCGAGATGGCGTTGGATGCCCTGGCGACCAAGAATGTGGTCCAGTTGGACGGAGAGCAACGGGCCGCGATGGTGCAGAACCTGCTAGTGGTCCTTTGCTCCGAGGCAGCGGCCCAGCCCGTGTTGAACACGGGGACGTTGAGTCACTAA
- the hpnI gene encoding bacteriohopanetetrol glucosamine biosynthesis glycosyltransferase HpnI produces the protein MSWIPTIVLGCLLAGSWVFCILTVIAAIRYRRVRPPALLTCEPISILKPLHHLDDGLEENLRSFFEQDYPDFELLFAAREASDPALALVERLRLDYPHIPVRIFVTGEPPYPNAKVWSLQLMMVEAEHDLLVMSDSDIRVTHSMLRTLAAEFQDQKLGVATCPYRAVPGQSVWSALEAIGMNTEFWGGAITARMVEGGVKFAVGPTIAARREVVRAVGGWERLSKYLAEDFVLGQFAAAAGYGVILSSYVIEHRIGAQTLASNFAHRLRWSRSTRRSRPAGYVGQVFTNPVPIAMALLVLQPATWPAALVTCVLRAMAAAAISEGVLHDPLCRMWWPLILWQDLLSFAFWVAGFFGNTIVWRGRRYRLLTDGRFELIGYRTIDRPSR, from the coding sequence ATGTCCTGGATACCCACGATCGTGCTCGGCTGTTTGCTGGCAGGGTCGTGGGTTTTCTGTATCCTGACGGTGATCGCCGCGATCCGCTACCGCCGTGTGCGCCCGCCGGCCCTGCTTACCTGCGAGCCTATCTCCATCCTGAAGCCGCTTCACCATTTGGACGACGGACTCGAAGAGAATCTTCGCTCATTCTTCGAGCAGGACTACCCGGACTTCGAGCTGCTTTTTGCCGCCCGGGAGGCCTCGGACCCGGCACTCGCGCTGGTGGAGCGACTCCGCCTGGACTATCCGCACATTCCAGTCCGGATCTTCGTGACCGGAGAACCACCCTACCCAAATGCCAAGGTGTGGAGCCTCCAGTTGATGATGGTCGAGGCGGAGCACGACTTGCTCGTAATGAGCGACAGCGACATCCGTGTCACTCATTCGATGCTACGTACCCTGGCGGCCGAGTTCCAGGATCAGAAGCTTGGTGTGGCGACCTGTCCCTACCGCGCGGTGCCGGGGCAGAGCGTGTGGTCGGCGCTGGAAGCCATCGGGATGAACACGGAATTCTGGGGCGGGGCCATCACTGCACGTATGGTGGAAGGCGGCGTCAAGTTTGCGGTAGGACCCACCATCGCGGCCCGCCGCGAGGTCGTTCGGGCCGTCGGGGGGTGGGAGCGCCTGAGCAAATATCTGGCGGAGGACTTCGTTCTGGGCCAGTTCGCCGCAGCCGCGGGATATGGGGTGATCCTCTCGTCCTACGTCATCGAGCATCGCATTGGCGCTCAGACTCTGGCATCCAACTTCGCGCATCGCTTGCGATGGAGCCGTTCCACTCGCAGATCGAGACCGGCGGGCTATGTGGGGCAGGTATTCACAAATCCAGTGCCCATCGCCATGGCGCTGCTCGTCCTGCAGCCCGCCACCTGGCCTGCCGCTTTGGTGACCTGCGTCCTGCGGGCCATGGCGGCGGCGGCGATTTCCGAAGGGGTTCTCCACGACCCGCTTTGCCGGATGTGGTGGCCCCTGATCCTGTGGCAGGACCTTTTGAGCTTTGCGTTCTGGGTCGCGGGTTTTTTCGGGAACACCATCGTCTGGCGGGGCCGGAGGTACCGGCTGCTGACGGACGGTCGGTTTGAGCTGATTGGCTATCGAACGATTGATCGACCATCCCGTTAG
- the thrS gene encoding threonine--tRNA ligase, producing the protein MSSTLTITLPDGSQKVVPQGTTPMDVARSIGQRLADDAVVARVDGTLWDLTRPLEGDTTLEILTSKNEEALEVYRHSTAHLLAAAVLELYPETKLGIGPPIKDGFYYDFDRPSPFTPEDLEKIEAKMKEIRDRGLPYERQLVAKAEGLAKYQELGEPMKCELIEERAGDVFSEYTLGPQFIDFCRGPHVPTTKRIKAFKLLSIAGAYWKGDEKRQQLQRIYGTAWFSQKDLDDHLHKLEEAKKRDHRLLGKQLDLISIQELAGPGLIFFHPKGALVRKLLEDWMREQYLKRGYSLVNTPHVMREQLWATSGHLGHYVDNMYAAMELDDARYRLKPMNCPGHILIYRDRQRSYRDLPIRLGELGTVYRYERSGTLHGLFRVRGFTQDDAHIFCRPDQIVEEIVNCLEFAFDVLKTYGFDRYKAEISTWDGGTSGKYVGTPDQWALAENALKVAVERVGLEATVIPDEAAFYGPKIDVKLLDALDRPWQLSTVQFDFTLPQRFELEYVGEDGGKHQPLMVHRALYGSVERFFGILLEHYAGAFPIWLAPVQAIVLPIADRHAEYAKQVEAKLQAAGLRVEVDARSEKVNYKIREAQLQKIPFMLVVGDREAADGKVAVRTRKGGDLGAKLVDEVVAEIAQLVESKAVTD; encoded by the coding sequence ATGAGTAGCACCCTTACAATCACGTTGCCGGATGGCAGCCAGAAGGTCGTGCCCCAGGGCACGACTCCGATGGATGTGGCGCGCTCGATTGGCCAGCGTTTGGCCGACGACGCAGTGGTGGCTCGCGTGGACGGGACCCTGTGGGACCTGACGCGGCCGCTGGAAGGAGACACTACCCTCGAGATTCTGACTTCGAAGAACGAAGAGGCTCTCGAGGTCTATCGCCACTCGACCGCCCATCTGCTGGCAGCAGCGGTGCTGGAGCTCTATCCCGAGACCAAACTCGGCATCGGCCCGCCCATCAAGGACGGCTTCTACTACGACTTTGACCGGCCTTCGCCCTTCACCCCCGAAGATCTGGAGAAGATCGAGGCGAAGATGAAGGAAATCCGCGATCGCGGCCTGCCCTATGAGCGGCAGTTGGTAGCGAAAGCGGAAGGTTTGGCCAAGTATCAGGAGTTGGGCGAGCCCATGAAATGCGAGCTCATTGAGGAGCGCGCAGGCGACGTCTTCAGCGAGTACACGCTGGGGCCGCAGTTCATCGACTTCTGCCGCGGCCCGCACGTCCCCACGACAAAGCGGATCAAGGCCTTCAAGCTGCTCTCCATCGCCGGAGCTTACTGGAAGGGCGACGAAAAGCGGCAGCAGCTTCAGCGCATTTACGGCACCGCCTGGTTCTCGCAGAAGGATCTGGACGACCATCTGCACAAACTAGAAGAGGCGAAGAAAAGGGATCACCGGCTACTGGGCAAGCAGCTCGACCTGATCTCCATCCAAGAACTGGCAGGCCCCGGCCTCATCTTCTTCCACCCTAAAGGCGCGCTGGTGCGCAAGCTGCTGGAAGACTGGATGCGCGAACAGTACCTGAAGCGCGGTTACTCGCTCGTTAACACGCCGCACGTGATGCGCGAGCAGCTCTGGGCGACCTCGGGCCACCTGGGCCACTATGTGGACAACATGTACGCCGCCATGGAGTTGGACGATGCCCGGTACCGGCTGAAGCCGATGAACTGCCCCGGCCACATCCTGATCTACCGCGACCGGCAGCGCAGCTACCGCGACCTCCCTATCCGCCTGGGCGAGTTGGGCACTGTCTACCGCTACGAACGCTCCGGTACATTGCACGGCCTGTTCCGGGTCCGCGGATTCACCCAGGACGACGCCCACATCTTCTGCCGGCCCGACCAGATTGTGGAAGAAATCGTCAATTGCCTCGAATTTGCCTTCGACGTGTTGAAGACGTATGGCTTCGATCGCTACAAAGCGGAGATCTCTACCTGGGATGGCGGTACAAGTGGAAAGTACGTTGGGACCCCAGACCAGTGGGCTCTGGCCGAGAATGCGCTGAAAGTCGCTGTCGAACGCGTCGGGCTGGAAGCCACGGTGATCCCGGATGAGGCGGCTTTCTACGGCCCGAAGATCGACGTCAAGCTGTTGGACGCGCTCGACCGGCCCTGGCAGCTCTCCACCGTGCAGTTCGACTTCACGCTGCCACAGCGTTTCGAGCTCGAATATGTCGGCGAGGACGGCGGCAAGCATCAACCGTTGATGGTGCACCGCGCTCTCTACGGCAGTGTCGAGCGCTTCTTCGGCATCCTGCTGGAGCACTACGCTGGCGCCTTCCCCATCTGGCTGGCGCCTGTTCAGGCCATTGTCCTGCCCATCGCCGACCGCCACGCTGAGTATGCAAAGCAGGTCGAGGCCAAACTTCAGGCCGCTGGCCTGAGGGTGGAGGTCGATGCTCGCAGCGAGAAGGTGAACTACAAGATCCGCGAAGCCCAACTGCAGAAGATCCCGTTCATGCTGGTGGTGGGTGACCGCGAAGCCGCCGACGGCAAGGTAGCTGTGCGCACCCGCAAGGGCGGCGACCTCGGCGCGAAGCTCGTTGACGAGGTAGTGGCTGAAATTGCTCAGCTCGTCGAATCCAAGGCTGTGACCGACTAG
- a CDS encoding ATP-binding protein — MSKESQIEAPGLEREPENISPFSLARVFDAPRGVIIAWTIGISLAIAALDVWIDTNVSIGMLYLIPMLLVSFILNRGQIIFLGLVYSLLREHLAPFGWELESVARIGYAVIGFAGAGLFANEVVRSRRMALQYSRELQEQIQRRKEAEGQLRTLIESSPAAIITLDADGRVDLANQAAHELLVLPMGSLYGERIRKYLPVMADLLQANDGDLPYRTATNARGRRANGESFLACVWFATYPTRAGKRLAAIITDASDDLRDWQETSLQNLLRSTRVLVGSVSHEIRNVCAAIAVVHANLGRIPGVAQSEDYTALGTLAQGLARLATVELHSAGDQEVGTSNLETLLEEFRIVVEPTLDAEEIKFELDIPEGLPPVVGDHHGLLQVFLNLSRNSVRAMENAERRDLRVTARLHGPAVEVRFQDSGPGVKNPERLFQAFQQGADAVGLGLFVSRAIVRASEGELYHEPSETGCTMCVRLKPHLAPEPAGELQNTEITA; from the coding sequence ATGAGCAAGGAATCTCAGATCGAGGCTCCCGGCCTGGAACGTGAGCCGGAGAACATCTCACCGTTTTCCCTGGCACGTGTCTTTGATGCGCCACGTGGGGTCATCATCGCCTGGACCATCGGCATCTCCCTCGCTATTGCTGCGTTGGATGTGTGGATCGACACAAATGTCTCTATTGGGATGCTGTATCTCATCCCGATGTTACTGGTGTCGTTCATCCTGAACCGCGGCCAGATCATCTTCCTGGGCTTGGTCTACTCACTGCTGCGGGAGCACTTGGCTCCGTTTGGATGGGAGCTGGAATCGGTTGCTCGCATCGGCTACGCGGTCATCGGGTTTGCCGGAGCCGGACTATTCGCCAACGAAGTCGTCCGAAGCCGCCGCATGGCGCTGCAGTACTCGCGCGAACTGCAGGAACAGATCCAGCGGCGCAAAGAGGCCGAAGGGCAACTGCGGACGCTCATCGAATCAAGTCCCGCCGCCATCATTACATTGGACGCGGATGGCCGTGTAGACCTGGCCAATCAGGCCGCGCACGAGTTGCTGGTGCTGCCCATGGGTTCGCTCTATGGGGAGCGGATTCGCAAGTACTTGCCCGTGATGGCCGATCTGCTGCAGGCCAACGATGGAGATCTGCCGTATCGCACGGCGACCAATGCCCGCGGCCGGCGCGCCAATGGCGAATCGTTTCTCGCCTGCGTATGGTTTGCCACGTATCCAACCCGGGCAGGCAAGCGCCTTGCCGCCATCATCACCGACGCCTCTGACGACCTTCGCGATTGGCAGGAGACCAGCCTGCAGAATCTGTTGCGTAGTACACGGGTCCTGGTGGGTTCCGTGTCGCACGAAATCCGTAATGTCTGCGCCGCCATTGCAGTAGTCCACGCCAATCTCGGCCGCATCCCGGGTGTCGCCCAAAGTGAGGACTACACCGCCTTGGGTACGCTGGCGCAAGGCCTGGCGCGGTTGGCCACTGTGGAACTGCACTCCGCCGGCGATCAGGAAGTGGGCACCTCCAACCTGGAGACACTGCTGGAAGAGTTCCGGATCGTCGTGGAGCCGACACTGGACGCGGAAGAGATCAAGTTCGAACTCGACATCCCCGAAGGCCTTCCGCCCGTGGTCGGCGATCACCACGGGCTGCTACAGGTGTTTCTGAACCTCTCGCGCAACAGCGTCCGGGCCATGGAGAATGCCGAGCGAAGGGACCTGCGGGTAACTGCCCGGCTGCACGGGCCGGCAGTGGAGGTCCGTTTTCAGGATTCGGGACCGGGGGTAAAGAATCCCGAGCGGCTGTTCCAGGCCTTCCAGCAGGGAGCGGACGCCGTCGGGCTGGGACTTTTCGTTTCGAGGGCCATCGTCCGGGCCAGCGAGGGTGAACTATACCATGAACCATCGGAGACAGGATGTACAATGTGCGTGCGCTTGAAACCCCACCTCGCGCCGGAACCGGCGGGCGAGTTGCAGAACACGGAGATCACGGCATGA
- a CDS encoding anti-sigma factor, producing MQNEATHTEARRKEMVTCQDFLKELNDFLDETTDPALRAELEKHITECPNCWVICDTTRKTISVYKGMEPQAIPPSIHEKLMSLIQKRCGCGSKDHAKEESKVDGQAPPK from the coding sequence ATGCAAAATGAGGCAACGCACACCGAAGCGCGTCGTAAAGAGATGGTCACCTGTCAGGACTTTCTCAAGGAACTGAACGACTTCCTCGACGAAACCACAGACCCCGCGCTTAGGGCCGAACTGGAGAAGCACATCACGGAGTGCCCCAACTGCTGGGTAATCTGCGACACGACTCGGAAGACCATTAGCGTCTATAAAGGAATGGAGCCGCAGGCGATTCCGCCTTCCATCCATGAGAAGCTGATGAGCCTCATCCAGAAGCGCTGCGGATGCGGCTCAAAGGATCATGCCAAGGAGGAGTCGAAGGTCGACGGGCAGGCGCCACCCAAATAG
- a CDS encoding tetratricopeptide repeat protein: MRWAICILVTAAASAQESDVKSQLQKASDAYREATVLCDAGRYQEAEPLFQRALTFHRSHPEGNEGYVMAELHNLGVIARKRGDHQRSLDLLGESLAMNRRSNATRSTAITLTEMANTYRAMDKPYDADPLVREAITLAEQLDPPDPHTYATACNTYGALHIRLQDVEGASRWFRRALEAASRMPAKQPELEASVMANLATAEFASGNGAAALDLFRQSIAMQEQYLGPNHPKLAETLASYSSVLRRLRYKDEAAEANRRAVQIRNSLVPQR, encoded by the coding sequence ATGCGCTGGGCAATCTGCATTCTTGTCACCGCCGCCGCCTCCGCTCAGGAGTCTGACGTCAAATCGCAACTACAGAAGGCGTCGGACGCTTACCGGGAGGCGACAGTCCTGTGCGATGCCGGCCGGTATCAGGAAGCCGAGCCGCTCTTTCAGCGTGCGCTGACGTTCCACCGTTCTCACCCCGAGGGGAATGAGGGCTACGTCATGGCCGAACTGCACAATCTTGGAGTGATCGCGCGCAAGCGTGGCGACCATCAGCGGTCGCTCGATCTATTGGGCGAAAGCCTCGCCATGAACAGGCGATCAAATGCGACACGTTCCACCGCCATCACCCTCACTGAGATGGCGAACACCTATAGGGCGATGGACAAGCCGTATGATGCCGATCCGCTGGTCCGTGAAGCCATCACATTGGCCGAGCAACTGGACCCGCCGGACCCCCACACCTACGCCACCGCATGCAACACCTATGGCGCTTTGCACATCCGGCTCCAGGATGTGGAAGGCGCGAGCAGATGGTTCCGCCGGGCCCTGGAAGCGGCCAGCCGGATGCCGGCGAAACAGCCGGAACTGGAGGCCTCGGTGATGGCCAATCTGGCGACCGCTGAATTTGCGAGCGGCAACGGTGCAGCGGCGCTGGACCTCTTTCGCCAATCCATTGCCATGCAGGAGCAGTATCTGGGGCCCAACCACCCGAAGCTGGCCGAGACTCTGGCCTCCTACTCTTCGGTACTGCGGCGTCTGAGATATAAGGACGAGGCGGCCGAGGCCAACCGCCGCGCCGTCCAGATTCGTAACTCCCTGGTGCCGCAACGATAG
- a CDS encoding RNA polymerase sigma factor → MEGEPTQSAVVSEAISAEQPLVDRARRGDAAAFGELISKYERRVYRMARQITQNDEDAEDVLQETFLKAFEHLDSFQGQSKFYTWLTRIAVNESLMKLRKRKSDRTVSLDENIETEEEPIVREIAVWDDTPEQKYSQEEMREILDKAIDSLKPIFRTVFVLRDVEELSTEETAEVLGLSIAAVKSRLLRARLQLREKLTRIFKRKGDQILGYAK, encoded by the coding sequence ATGGAAGGCGAACCTACACAGTCCGCTGTAGTCAGTGAAGCTATCTCCGCCGAACAGCCCTTGGTGGACCGGGCCCGCCGTGGCGACGCCGCGGCATTCGGCGAGCTGATCTCCAAATACGAACGCCGTGTCTACCGCATGGCGCGCCAAATCACTCAAAACGATGAGGACGCAGAAGACGTCCTCCAGGAGACCTTTCTCAAGGCCTTCGAACATCTCGATTCCTTCCAGGGGCAGTCCAAGTTTTATACCTGGTTGACCAGAATCGCGGTCAACGAGAGCCTGATGAAGCTCAGAAAGCGGAAAAGTGATCGAACCGTTTCGTTGGATGAAAACATCGAAACGGAAGAGGAACCGATCGTGCGCGAGATTGCGGTGTGGGATGACACGCCGGAGCAAAAGTACAGCCAGGAAGAGATGCGCGAGATCCTGGACAAAGCAATCGACAGCCTCAAACCGATCTTCCGGACGGTTTTTGTTCTTCGGGACGTCGAGGAACTCAGCACGGAGGAGACCGCTGAAGTACTCGGTCTGTCAATAGCAGCTGTGAAAAGCCGCTTGCTGCGCGCGCGCCTGCAGTTGCGCGAGAAACTCACCCGGATTTTCAAACGCAAAGGGGATCAGATCCTTGGCTATGCAAAATGA
- a CDS encoding response regulator transcription factor — translation MTSILLVDDHALFRESLARLLAAESEVRVTAQCATVEEALQILESNVFDLILLDYELGDRRGNEVVAAIRQKNYAGKVLVVTVGVTRAELRQLMNHGVSGVFLKNNSPDLLMQAIQTVMRGETWMDPKYTSNVGETAAGEAARRARFTERDRMVLRGVFEGLANKEIADRLHVSESAIKASLQQLFSKTGVRTRSQLVRVALEHYRRELL, via the coding sequence ATGACAAGTATTTTGTTGGTCGACGACCACGCTTTGTTTCGCGAAAGTCTCGCGCGCCTGCTGGCCGCCGAATCTGAAGTGCGGGTGACGGCGCAGTGCGCCACTGTCGAGGAGGCGCTGCAGATTCTGGAGTCGAATGTCTTCGACCTGATCCTGCTCGACTACGAATTAGGCGACCGGCGTGGCAACGAAGTGGTTGCGGCGATCAGGCAGAAGAACTATGCCGGCAAGGTCCTGGTTGTTACCGTGGGCGTGACTCGCGCCGAACTGCGCCAGTTAATGAATCATGGAGTAAGCGGCGTCTTTCTAAAGAACAACTCGCCCGACCTGCTGATGCAGGCCATCCAGACCGTCATGCGCGGCGAGACCTGGATGGATCCGAAGTACACGAGCAATGTCGGTGAGACCGCGGCCGGTGAAGCCGCCCGGCGCGCCCGTTTCACGGAACGCGACCGTATGGTTCTGCGCGGCGTTTTCGAAGGACTGGCCAACAAAGAAATCGCCGACCGTTTACATGTCAGCGAGAGCGCCATCAAAGCATCGCTGCAACAGTTGTTCAGCAAGACAGGAGTTCGCACTCGCAGCCAGTTGGTGCGTGTTGCCCTGGAACACTACCGCCGGGAACTGCTCTGA